TAGGTGAGACAGTCGATCAGGCTGTGATCACTGTACCGGCCTACTTCAACGATACTCAGCGTAATGCAACCAAAGACGCCGGTAAGATCGCCGGTCTGGAAGTCTTACGTATCATCAACGAGCCGACTGCGTCTTCCTTGGCTTATGGCCTGGGCGAGCGCAAAGATGGCATCATCGCTGTTTATGACCTCGGCGGTGGTACCTTCGACATCACGATCCTGGAAATTGCCGATGGCGTCTTCGAAGTGAAGAGCACCAATGGCGATACCTATCTCGGTGGTGATAACTTCGACGAGCGTATCATCAACTGGCTGGCGGATGACTTCCAGAAAGAAAATGGCATTGACCTGCGTAAAGATCGTCAGGCTTTGCAGCGCTTGAAGGAAGCCGCAGAAAAGGCCAAGATTGAGCTATCCAGCACATTAAGCGCTGATATCAACCTGCCCTTCATCACAGCAGACGCCAGCGGCCCCAAGCACCTCAATGTGACGTTGACGCGCGCCAAACTTGAAAGCCTCGTCGATGACCTCGTGCAGAAGACGATTGTTCCCTGCCGCGAAGCTCTGAGCGACGCTAAGGTGAAGACCGACCAGATTTCTGCTGTGCTGCTCGTCGGTGGTATGACGCGTATGCCCGCTATTCAGGAAGCTGTGAAGAAGTTCTTCGGCAAAGAGCCAACCAAGGGCGTGAACCCAGATGAAGTAGTCGCGCTCGGTGCGGCTATCCAGGCGGGTGTGCTCGGTGGCGATGTCAAGGACATCCTGCTCTTGGACGTCACCCCGCTGACGCTGGGCGTGGAGACGCTCGGTGGTGTAGCAACGCCGATGATTGAACGCAATACGACGATTCCGATCAGCAAGTCGCAGGTTTACAGCACAGCAGCAGATAACCAGACCCAGGTGCAGATCCATGTCGTCCAGGGTGAACGCCCCATGGCGAAGGATAACAAGTCATTGGGTCAGTTCATTCTCGATGGCATCCCGCCTGCGCCGCGTGGTGTGCCGCAGGTCGAAGTCACCTTCGATATTGATGCTAACGGCATCCTGAATGTGAGCGCTAAGGATAAGGCCACTGGACGTGAGCAAAAGATCACGATCACATCCGGCAGCGGCCTGAGCGACGATGAAGTCGAGCGTATGGTAGAAGAAGCGGAGAAATTCGCTGGTGAAGATGCCGCCCGTAAGGAAGTCGTCGAGGTCAAGAACCAGGCAGACGGTGCCATCTTCAACACAGAGAAGTTCTTGCGCGAGTACGGCGATAAACTGCCAGAAGACGCCAAGGGCGCGACACAGGCCAAGGTTGACGAATTGAAAGCCGTCATTGATGGTGATGATGTCGCCGCTATTAAAACTGCGACAGAAGCGCTCAACCAGCAATTGCAGCAGCTCGGCGCGACGATGTACCAAAATGTCGATGGTGGCGCGACACCGCCTCCAGGGGCTGAAGGTGCCACAGGCGCTGCGGGTGAGTCCGGCACCGATGACGAAGATGTCATTGACGCTGAATTCACCGAAAGCTAATTTTCTCAAAAACATGTGCAGGCTGTTCCAGACGGGACGCCTGCACTTTGCATAACCGAATACAGGCAGTGAGGGTAACAAACCACAACAATGGCGAGAGATTATTACGACGTACTGGGTGTGCAACGCGGTGCCAGTTCAGACGACGTCAAACGTGCTTTTCGTAAACTCGCGCGGCAGTATCACCCAGATGTCAGCGACGACCCCGATGCAGAAACCAAATTTAAGGAAATCAATGAAGCCTATGAGGTCCTCTCCGATGACCAGAAGCGCGCCCGCTACGATCAATTCGGGCATGCTGGCGTCAATGGTGCAGCCGGTGGTTATGGAGGCGGCTATGGCGGTGTAGACATCAACTTTGAAGACATCTTTGAAGTCTTCAATAGTGCCTTTGGTGGCCGCGCCAGCGGCGGCAGTCGCCGCGGACCAGCGCGCGGGGGGCATGTGCGCGTTGATGTGTCCGTCAGCTTTATGGAAGCCGCCAAAGGTGTGGAAAAAGAGATCGAGTTCCAACGTCTGGAAGTGTGTGAAGTCTGTGATGGCAGCGGCGCCAAAGAAGGCACACATCCCGTCACCTGCCCGGATTGTAACGGCACCGGGCAGATCCGGCAGGCACGCCAGACGATGCTTGGCTCCTTCGTCAGCATGACAACCTGCCCTCGTTGTGGTGGCCGCGGCACGATCGTCACAGACCCCTGCACCAACTGTGACGGCAGTGGACGCCGTCGCAAACCCGTCAAGATGAACGTCACCATCCCGGCAGGCGTCCATGATGGCCTGCGGATTCAATCACGCGGGGATGGCGATGCCGGTGAAAATGGCGCAGCACCTGGGGACCTCTATATCGTTGTCCATGTAGAAGAACACGAGTACTTCACACGCAAAGACAATGACATTATCCTGGATTATACGCTGAACGTTGCCCAGGCAGCCCTTGGCGATACAGTCACCGTCCCAACTGTTGATGGCGATGTTGAGCTAAGCGTCCCCGCAGGGACCCAGACGGGCAAGGCCTTCCGCTTGCGTGGTAAAGGTATGCCCCGCCTGCGCAATGATGGCAGCAGCGCCGGACGTGGTGACCAGATTGTCTATGTGACAGTAGCCATCCCAACCAAGCTCACGGACGAGCAAAAAGAACTCTTTGAGCAACTCGCGGATTCGCTCGGCAGCCACATACAACCCAGGGCAGAACGGGGTTTCTTCGCCCGCATGACGGATTTCTTCAGCGGTGAGCAGTAGATAAAACCCGGCCTAAACCAATGGATCCATCACAGGCACACCTCAAAAGGTGTGCCTTTCTGTATAATAGGCACCATTCAATCATGAAAATCAGAACAGGTAAGGAAAACGAATGAGCCAGTGGGTAGAAGTATCCCTCAAGGTTGATGGCGAAGCTGCGGAAGCAGTCGCCCAGGAGTTACAGAAGTTTTGCCATCAGGGCGTCTCTGTGGAACAAGGTGGCAATATGCCCATCGCCTGGGATGAAGATGAAAACCCACAGCCGGAGTACCTCATCGTGCGCGGGTACTTTGCAGATGATGAACGGGCCGAAGAAACCAAGCAGCAAATCGACCGGGTATTGGGCTATCTCAATATGATGTATCCAGTTGGCGAAGCCGTCTATAGCACCGTAGCTGATGAAGATTGGGCCGATGCCTGGAAGGTGCACTATAAACCCGTGCGCCTGGGTGAGCATATCCTCATCCGCCCACGCTGGATTGATGTTGAAACACAACCAGATGATGTCGTCATCAGCCTGGACCCCGGTATGGCTTTCGGTACCGGGACGCACCCGACAACCCAACTTTGCCTGGAAGCGCTGGAAAAGCTCGTCGAACCAGATACCGATGTGCTCGACCTGGGCTGTGGCAGCGGCATCTTATCAATAGCAGCCGCCAAGCTGGGTGCGAATAAGATACTCGCCGTTGATATTGACCCGATCGCCGTCAAAGCCACCATCGAAAATGCACAAGACAATGGCATTACAGAAGGCATCGTCGCGCAAACAGGCAGTCTTGAAACAGTGCTTTCTTCAGCTCGCCGTTTCGACTTGATCGTCGTCAACATCCTGGCGAAGATCATCATCCCCATGTGTGATAATCACCTGGGTGATACAGTCCGCCCTGGGGGCAAAGCGATTTTCAGCGGTATTATTGACGAACAAGCCGATGATGTAGAAGCTGCCCTACGCAAAACAGGCCTGGAGCCTTACGAACGTCTCGCACAAGGGGATTGGGTCGCCATTCTGGCGAAGAGGCCTGCATAATGGCTAGGGCAACCTTCATATTCGAAGGGGCAATCACTTATTTCCTGCCCCAAAAGCAGAAGCACCAGCCCATTGAACATAGCTTCGATTGGCGTGCTTCTGTTAAGGATATGATTGAATCGCTCGGCCCGCCACATACAGAAGTTGACCTCATCATGATGAATGGGCAGAGTGTCGGCTTTGAAGCGATTGTCGAAGATGGGGCGCATATCGAGGTTTACTCTGATGCGAGTGCCGTCAATATCACCGACAAAATCCAACTCAGGCCGCCATACCCAGGCACGCCGCGCTTCGTTCTGGATACGCATCTGGGGCGCTTAGCCAGCTATTTACGGATGCTCGGCTTCGATACACTCTACAACAACGCTTACCCTGATGACGAACTGGCTCGCATCTCCTCAGAAGAGACGCGTATTGTGCTCACACGGGATATTGGTGTCCTCAAGCGTGGTATCGTGACCTATGGCTACTATGTCCGCAACACACAGCCACGCCAGCGCATTCTGGAAATCAACGAACGCTATGGGCTGGCAGCTTATGCACAGCCCTTCCTGCGCTGTATGAAGTGTAACGGTCTGCTTAAAGCCGTCGATAAAGCGGATGTGGTCGAACAATTACCACCCCAGGTTGCCGCTGAATTCGACACATTCGTGCAGTGTACAAGCTGCGGGCAAATTTACTGGCGAGGCAGCCACTATACTCGTATGGAAGCCCTACTACACGATGTGATCGACCCGCATTAAACGCCCTGATCATTTTGACACGTGATGAACAACGCTTCTGTGCGTATAATGGCCCTGCATCAGCAGCAAATGGCGTTAGCAAATGACGCTGCTCTGGCATCCAATGACTGAATCATTCTATAGAAAGCCACGATCCCTATGGCCCATCTGACAGGCAAAGAGCGCTCTGAATATGTGCAAAACATGTTCGATAAAATTGCCCGGCGCTACAATCTGATGAACCGATTAATGACCTTCGGTCAGGATATGAAGTGGCGGCGATTCGTCATCAAACAGGCACAGCTCCCCCCTCATGGGTCGCTGCTGGACCTGGCAACGGGTACGGGCGATATTGCCTTCGAGGCATTGCGCACCACCCCTACCGCCACGGTCATTGGCGCAGATTTTTCATTGGGCATGATGCGCGTGGGGCAGCATCTCAGTTATGGGGGCGAAGTTGGCTGGACGGGTGCCGACGCACTCAACCTACCTTATAGCGATAACAGCTTTGATGCCGTTGTATCGGGGTATCTGGTACGCAATGTCATCGACATTCCACGCACCCTCTCAGAGCAAAAGCGCGTGCTCAAGCCCGGTGGGCGTATCGTCATCCTGGATACATCCCCGCCACCTGATAACATCCTCAAGCCGTTTATTCTGATGCACCTGAAATATGGGATTCCGATTTTGGGGCGGCTGGTTGGTGGTAAAGATGCTGTGGATGCCTATACTTACCTGCCGGAATCCACACAAGCCTTTAAGACACCTGCTGAACTCGCGGAATTGATGCGGCAGGCTGGCTACCAGAATGTCGCCTATCGGACGTTCATGTTCAACACTATGGCCGTCCATTGGGGTGAAAAACCCACTTAAGCCTCAGCCGCCCAAAGGGGCGCTCAATAATGAACCAGCACTTACCAATGAGGTATAAGAAACACAACAAGCCCGCTTCTGCTGGCGAGCTCCCGACAGGCTGATTCGATTATGAGGTGACGTCAGCTAGTGCAATAGCTAAGACGAGCAAAGGCAGCCAGATAAGCAGGCTAACTAGCTGCTCTGCTGATTTTCGCGGTGACGGTACGTGATGCGGCCACGTGTCATATCGTAAGGTGTCATTTCAACCTTCACACGGTCGCCAAGGAGAATACGGATATAGAACTTACGCATCTTGCCGGAAAGATATGCCAGGACGCGATGCCCGTTTTCCAACTCGACAATGAATTGCGTATTGGGTAGTGCTTCTACAACAGTACCCTCGACTTCTAGCTTCTCTTCTTGCTTAGCCATAGAACTCCTTCAGACATTGCTAATATATGTTCACTGTATAGAGGTTAAGCCTGAGCCAGCATGTTCTGCACATGCCGCCAAGCCACCTATTGGCAACACATTTATAAATGATTATGCCAGATTAGAATAAACGAAACAATCCGCTAACCTATATAGGCAGCGGGTTGTTAGTATCGAATTGTGACGTTCGTAATGATTTAGAGCCCACCACGTGCAACGGCCTTGCGCTGCCGACGGCGAGCACGACGAATGGCCTTTTTCTTTTCGATGCGGCGCAGCTCGCTCTTGCTGATGTGCCAGCGCTTGCGGCGTACGGTGCTGAGGATACCTGCATTGGTAACGCGCTTACGGAAGCGGCGCAGCAGTTGCTCTTGAGATTCGCCTGGTTTAAGTTTTACTGATGCCATATATCTCGCTAATACCTTCGCATTGCTACGTATACTAGACTGTATTACTCACTATACAATAATCAAGCGCCGCTGTACAGCGTCAAGTGCTTAGCGGCGCTTATATTAACAAAATGATGACGTTCTAGAAGCGTAAGAGCGCTTAGTCAGCCGCGACAGGCTCAGCGTCTTCTTCAGCTTCCTGTGTGACCATCGCAGCAGCAGCTTCAGCACGGGCTTCTTCCCATTGCTGGTGTTCGCCTTCGGTGACTTCCTTCAGGCTCAGGCCCAGGCGCTGCTTGTCGGATTCAATGCTGATAACACGTGTCAGAACGCGCTGGCCTTCGTACAGGTGGCGGCGCGGGTCTTCATTGGTGTCATCGGAAATCTGGCTGACGTGCAGCAGGGCTTCAATGCCTGGTTCCAGGCTGATGAATGCACCAAACGGCTCCACGCGGGAGACAGTACCCTCGACCAACTGGCCGATGTGATACATTTCGTCCACCAGTGCCCATGGATTCGGTTGGAGGCGCTTCAGGCTCAGGCCGATACGCTTGCCACGGTCATCCAGGTGCAGGATGTAGATTTCGACTTTATCACCAACGTTGACGATTTCCTGCGGGTGACGAACACG
The Phototrophicus methaneseepsis DNA segment above includes these coding regions:
- the dnaK gene encoding molecular chaperone DnaK; its protein translation is MGRIIGIDLGTTNSVVAVMEGGEPTVIPSSEGSNIIPSVVAMKGDERLVGRVARNQAVVNPENTIFSVKRFMGNKFADPQVKKALELVPYDVAEAPNGDVRIKMGGREYSPPEVSAMILQKIKADAEAYLGETVDQAVITVPAYFNDTQRNATKDAGKIAGLEVLRIINEPTASSLAYGLGERKDGIIAVYDLGGGTFDITILEIADGVFEVKSTNGDTYLGGDNFDERIINWLADDFQKENGIDLRKDRQALQRLKEAAEKAKIELSSTLSADINLPFITADASGPKHLNVTLTRAKLESLVDDLVQKTIVPCREALSDAKVKTDQISAVLLVGGMTRMPAIQEAVKKFFGKEPTKGVNPDEVVALGAAIQAGVLGGDVKDILLLDVTPLTLGVETLGGVATPMIERNTTIPISKSQVYSTAADNQTQVQIHVVQGERPMAKDNKSLGQFILDGIPPAPRGVPQVEVTFDIDANGILNVSAKDKATGREQKITITSGSGLSDDEVERMVEEAEKFAGEDAARKEVVEVKNQADGAIFNTEKFLREYGDKLPEDAKGATQAKVDELKAVIDGDDVAAIKTATEALNQQLQQLGATMYQNVDGGATPPPGAEGATGAAGESGTDDEDVIDAEFTES
- the dnaJ gene encoding molecular chaperone DnaJ, with amino-acid sequence MARDYYDVLGVQRGASSDDVKRAFRKLARQYHPDVSDDPDAETKFKEINEAYEVLSDDQKRARYDQFGHAGVNGAAGGYGGGYGGVDINFEDIFEVFNSAFGGRASGGSRRGPARGGHVRVDVSVSFMEAAKGVEKEIEFQRLEVCEVCDGSGAKEGTHPVTCPDCNGTGQIRQARQTMLGSFVSMTTCPRCGGRGTIVTDPCTNCDGSGRRRKPVKMNVTIPAGVHDGLRIQSRGDGDAGENGAAPGDLYIVVHVEEHEYFTRKDNDIILDYTLNVAQAALGDTVTVPTVDGDVELSVPAGTQTGKAFRLRGKGMPRLRNDGSSAGRGDQIVYVTVAIPTKLTDEQKELFEQLADSLGSHIQPRAERGFFARMTDFFSGEQ
- the prmA gene encoding 50S ribosomal protein L11 methyltransferase — protein: MSQWVEVSLKVDGEAAEAVAQELQKFCHQGVSVEQGGNMPIAWDEDENPQPEYLIVRGYFADDERAEETKQQIDRVLGYLNMMYPVGEAVYSTVADEDWADAWKVHYKPVRLGEHILIRPRWIDVETQPDDVVISLDPGMAFGTGTHPTTQLCLEALEKLVEPDTDVLDLGCGSGILSIAAAKLGANKILAVDIDPIAVKATIENAQDNGITEGIVAQTGSLETVLSSARRFDLIVVNILAKIIIPMCDNHLGDTVRPGGKAIFSGIIDEQADDVEAALRKTGLEPYERLAQGDWVAILAKRPA
- a CDS encoding Mut7-C RNAse domain-containing protein, whose translation is MARATFIFEGAITYFLPQKQKHQPIEHSFDWRASVKDMIESLGPPHTEVDLIMMNGQSVGFEAIVEDGAHIEVYSDASAVNITDKIQLRPPYPGTPRFVLDTHLGRLASYLRMLGFDTLYNNAYPDDELARISSEETRIVLTRDIGVLKRGIVTYGYYVRNTQPRQRILEINERYGLAAYAQPFLRCMKCNGLLKAVDKADVVEQLPPQVAAEFDTFVQCTSCGQIYWRGSHYTRMEALLHDVIDPH
- a CDS encoding ubiquinone/menaquinone biosynthesis methyltransferase, whose product is MAHLTGKERSEYVQNMFDKIARRYNLMNRLMTFGQDMKWRRFVIKQAQLPPHGSLLDLATGTGDIAFEALRTTPTATVIGADFSLGMMRVGQHLSYGGEVGWTGADALNLPYSDNSFDAVVSGYLVRNVIDIPRTLSEQKRVLKPGGRIVILDTSPPPDNILKPFILMHLKYGIPILGRLVGGKDAVDAYTYLPESTQAFKTPAELAELMRQAGYQNVAYRTFMFNTMAVHWGEKPT
- the infA gene encoding translation initiation factor IF-1; this encodes MAKQEEKLEVEGTVVEALPNTQFIVELENGHRVLAYLSGKMRKFYIRILLGDRVKVEMTPYDMTRGRITYRHRENQQSS
- the rpsU gene encoding 30S ribosomal protein S21 encodes the protein MASVKLKPGESQEQLLRRFRKRVTNAGILSTVRRKRWHISKSELRRIEKKKAIRRARRRQRKAVARGGL